The proteins below are encoded in one region of Colletotrichum lupini chromosome 5, complete sequence:
- a CDS encoding ribonuclease T2 family protein: MAPSLRALLQNLSSLLPHLSPITNDFPGTSSSLATPPTTYEPLSGAPKCPIVGSARNACCHVYPSSRLLLTQFWDDTVHAAGAEEDWTLHGLWPEPCDRSYKAFYGTEPQFTNITDILKHYGQDDLLALMERYWVAAYGTNNNLWASEYNTHASCINTLSSTCYDTAYAPGIEVVDYFTRAFSLFRQLDTFTALERAGITPSTSKRYALAEVTRTLERLSGGRVVLRCSGQGRDVLHEAWYSYSLMGSLQTGQFVPASDLGSYGDASNCAREVRYLPKKCKGDCPNAEL, translated from the exons ATGGCGCCCTCCCTCCGAGCCCTCCTCCAAAACCTATCCTCCCTCCTCCCCCACCTCTCCCCCATCACCAACGACTTCCCAGGCACATCCTCAAGCCTCGCAACACCACCGACTACGTACGAACCACTCTCCGGCGCGCCAAAGTGCCCAATCGTCGGCTCCGCCAGGAACGCATGCTGCCACGTCTACCCCTCCAGTCGCCTCCTCCTCACCCAATTCTGGGATGACACCGTACACGCCGCCGGCGCAGAGGAGGATTGGACGCTTCATGGGCTATG GCCCGAACCTTGCGATAGAAGCTACAAAGCATTTTACGGCACGGAGCCTCAGTTTACTAACATCACCGATATCCTGAAGCATTACGGTCAAGATGACCTCCTGGCTTTGATGGAGAGATACTGGGTAGCAGCATA CGGCACAAACAACAACCTCTGGGCCAGCGAGTACAACACCCACGCAAGCTGCATAAACACCCTCTCCTCAACCTGCTACGACACCGCATACGCCCCCGGCATCGAAGTCGTCGACTACTTCACCCGCGCCTTCTCCCTCTTCCGCCAACTCGACACCTTCACGGCGCTCGAGAGGGCCGGCATCACGCCCTCGACCTCCAAGCGCTACGCTCTCGCCGAGGTGACCAGGACGCTGGAGAGGCTGAGCGGCGGCCGCGTGGTGCTGCGGTGCTCAGGACAAGGGCGCGACGTGCTTCACGAGGCATGGTACAGCTATTCTCTAATGGGGAGTCTGCAGACGGGACAGTTTGTTCCCGCGAGCGACCTGGGAAGCTACGGTGACGCGAGTAACTGCGCAAGGGAGGTCAGGTACCTGCCCAAGAAGTGCAAGGGCGACTGCCCGAATGCGGAACTATAG
- a CDS encoding amidase produces the protein MTPRLHELTATQVLELLQNNTVTVETYARRLLDHVKETESIVKAWAFLDPGLVIAQAQTLDQVPVGERGPLHGLAIGVKDIMNSKGKTTTTEFAVTNSGPDTTNPCDPKRTPGGSSCGSAAAVAALHVPLSLGSQTGGSLIRPASFTGVYALKPTFNTISTEGQKAIAPIFDTCGFFARCVEDLKILADVFGIEDDEPARDMLLGEMSIALMKTPMWPTAGPGTISAIEAVTVILRERGIKVEEVSFPPEISDPEELDRLQQVITQAEARISFLREYRIDKDNLAPEICEIVENTARITHKEREQASDRYSHIRRIISDLARGYTVILTPSAEDEAPVGLGDMGRATFNTIWTVSVPLYLSVTLQADVL, from the exons ATGACGCCGAGACTGCACGAGCTGACGGCAACTCAAGTGCTTGAGCTGCTACAAAATAACACAGTCACGGTGGAGACATACGCGCGGAGGCTTCTAGACCATGTCAAAGAGACTGAGAGCATCGTAAAAGCATGGGCGTTTCTTG ACCCTGGGCTTGTAATTGCTCAAGCTCAGACTCTCGATCAAGTCCCTGTCGGCGAAAGAGGGCCTCTGCATGGTCTTGCCATTGGAGTCAAGGACATTATGAATTCCAAGG GCAAAACTACGACGACCGAGTTCGCTGTGACAAACTCAGGACCTGACACAACAAATCCTTGTGATCCGAAGCGCACCCCTGGAGGGTCTTCATGCGGATCAGCCGCAGCTGTGGCGGCGTTGCATGTTCCGCTCAGTCTCGGATCACAAACCGGAGGAAGTCTTATTCGCCCAGCATCATTCACGGGAGTCTATGCTCTCAAGCCGACCTTTAACACTATCTCGACAGAAGGCCAAAAAGCAATCGCGCCCATATTCGACACATGTGGATTCTTTGCTCGATGCGTAGAAGACTTGAAGATCCTCGCTGATGTTTTCGGCATCGAAGATGATGAGCCCGCAAGGGATATGCTACTGGGAGAAATGTCAATTGCTCTTATGAAGACTCCAATGTGGCCCACGGCAGGACCTGGTACTATATCTGCCATCGAGGCGGTCACAGTAATCCTTCGAGAAAGAGGAATCAAGGTTGAGGAGGTCTCATTTCCACCTGAAATATCGGATCCCGAGGAACTAGATAGACTTCAACAAGTCATCACTCAAGCTGAAGCCCGGATTTCCTTTCTCCGAGAATACCGAATTGACAAGGACAATCTGGCCCCAGAAATTTGCGAGATAGTCGAGAATACCGCCAGAATAACGCATAAAGAGAGGGAGCAGGCTTCTGACAGGTATTCTCACATACGACGCATCATCAGTGACTTGGCTAGAGGGTACACAGTCATCCTCACCCCTAGCGCAGAAGACGAGGCTCCTGTTGGGCTCGGTGACATGGGTCGCGCGACCTTCAACACGATATGGACGGTTAGTGTTCCCCTATACCTATCAGTCACTCTTCAGGCTGACGTTCTATAG